A single Drosophila ananassae strain 14024-0371.13 chromosome 3L, ASM1763931v2, whole genome shotgun sequence DNA region contains:
- the LOC6495093 gene encoding odorant receptor 43a: protein MGAGGEIAIEDIGLVSINVRMWRYLAVLYPTPGTDWRKYAFVLPVTAMNFMQFLYLLQSWGDLPAFILNMFFFSAIFNALMRTWLVIIKRVQFEKFLDQLSVLFHSIRDDSDEWGRNILRQAEDEACHLAILNLSASFLDIVGALISPLFREARAHPFGVALPGVNMTRTPVYEIVYLAQLPTPALLSMMYMPFVSLFAGLAIFGKAMLQILVHRLGQMGGEGQTVEEPEFRMLCDCIQYHIRVIGYVRRLNDLVTNIVAAEAIIFGSIICSLLFCLNIITSPTQIISIIMYIFTMLYVLYTYYNRANDLSIENFRVAEAVYNVPWYRGSIRFRKTLLIFLMQTQHPLEIRVGNVYPMTLAMFQSLLNASYSYFTMLRGVTNK, encoded by the exons ATGGGAGCAGGCGGAGAAATAGCCATCGAGGATATTGGCCTGGTGAGCATCAACGTGCGGATGTGGCGGTACTTGGCCGTGCTTTATCCCACCCCGGGCACCGACTGGCGGAAGTACGCTTTCGTCCTGCCCGTGACCGCTATGAACTTTATGCAGTTTCTCTACCTGCTGCAGTCGTGGGGCGACCTGCCCGCCTTCATCCTCAACATGTTCTTCTTCTCGGCCATTTTCAACGCCCTCATGCGCACGTGGCTGGTCATAATCAAGCGGGTCCAGTTCGAGAAGTTCCTGGACCAACTGTCCGTCCTCTTCCACTCGATTCGCGACGATAGCGATGAGTGGGGGCGTAACATTCTCCGGCAGGCGGAGGATGAGGCCTGTCACCTGGCTATTCTCAACCTGAGTGCCTCGTTTCTGGACATCGTTGGGGCTCTTATATCGCCATTGTTCCGGGAGGCTAGAG CCCATCCTTTTGGGGTGGCCCTGCCCGGAGTTAACATGACCCGCACGCCCGTTTACGAAATTGTTTACTTGGCCCAGTTGCCCACCCCCGCACTGCTGTCCATGATGTACATGCCGTTTGTCAGCCTCTTTGCCGGCCTGGCCATCTTTGGCAAAGCTATGCTTCAGATTTTGGTCCACCGATTGGGCCAGATGGGTGGAGAGGGCCAGACGGTGGAGGAACCGGAGTTCCGAATGCTATGCGATTGCATTCAGTACCACATTCGGGTGATAGG CTATGTGAGGCGGCTCAACGATTTAGTTACCAACATTGTGGCAGCCGAAGCAATTATCTTTGGCTCGATAATCTGCTCGCTGCTCTTTTGTCTGAACATA ATAACTTCGCCCACCCAGATCATATCGATTATAATGTACATATTCACCATGTTGTATGTCCTGTACACCTACTACAATCGCGCCAATGATCTCTCCATTGAG AACTTCCGTGTGGCAGAGGCCGTTTACAATGTTCCGTGGTACAGGGGCAGCATTCGTTTCCGCAAAACCCTTCTGATCTTCTTGATGCAAACGCAACACCCTTTGGAG ATAAGAGTTGGCAACGTTTACCCCATGACTTTGGCCATGTTCCAGAGTCTGTTGAATGCGTCGTACTCCTACTTCACCATGCTGCGTGGCGTCACCAACAAATGA
- the LOC6495092 gene encoding adenosine kinase yields MEYLGYVYEKIFGGNPPTDDTQGAFHTPRKVICFGNVLLDRLVKLEDPELLERYDLKLGSKGELDMEILNQLAQEASASSQCLTNPGGSALNTARILKQLGTDALFFGAVGADESAEELRQILRERGIEACLQTVETAHTGQCVALMYKDNPTLYANIGASAEFALETLSHAVSHDGQSFLRPVERKQILYVEGFFVPQRGDVCEYIVQQLVRERRRLALNLSAPYIVRKNSHVMLKLARLAFFVFGNQQEFEALAEATGHNSIDKLAEELFSGGGTKVLFITKGSAGVQVITNYVTELGSPGPITFEDYRAPRVEHLVDATGAGDAFVAGFLHAWLEKRSLGECVRMASDVAAKVVTQVGCNLP; encoded by the exons ATGGAGTACCTGGGCTACGTCTATGAGAAAATTTTCGGGGGCAATCCACCCACCGACGACACGCAAGGGGCTTTCCACAC ACCGCGAAAAGTGATTTGCTTCGGCAATGTTCTGCTGGACCGTCTGGTGAAGCTGGAGGACCCGGAGCTCCTGGAACGTTATGACCTGAAACTAGGCTCCAAGGGGGAGCTGGACATGGAAATACTCAATCAACTGGCCCAAGAGGCTTCTGCCAG TTCTCAGTGCCTTACGAATCCTGGTGGTTCTGCCCTCAACACAGCCCGCATCCTCAAGCAGCTGGGCACAGATGCGCTGTTCTTTGGAGCTGTAGGGGCGGACGAATCTGCCGAGGAGCTGCGCCAGATCCTGCGAGAGCGGGGCATCGAAGCCTGCCTCCAGACCGTCGAGACCGCGCACACTGGCCAGTGTGTGGCTCTCATGTACAAGGATAACCCCACTCTGTATGCCAATATTGGGGCCTCGGCGGAGTTTGCTCTGGAAACGCTCAGCCATGCTGTAAGCCACGATGGCCAGAGTTTCTTGCGACCAGTGGAACGTAAACAGATCCTCTACGTGGAGGGCTTCTTTGTGCCTCAGAGGGGAGATGTGTGCGAATATATTGTGCAGCAACTGGTGAGGGAGCGACGGCGGCTGGCTCTCAATCTGAGTGCCCCCTACATAGTTCGAAAGAACTCCCATGTCATGCTGAAGTTGGCCCGCCTCGCCTTCTTTGTTTTCGGCAACCAGCAGGAGTTCGAGGCCCTGGCCGAGGCAACGGGCCACAATAGTATCGACAAACTAGCCGAGGAATTGTTCAGCGGAGGCGGCACCAAGGTTCTGTTCATCACAAAAGGAAGTGCCGGCGTCCAAGTGATCACCAACTATGTGACGGAGTTGGGATCCCCTGGCCCGATCACTTTCGAAGACTACAGGGCACCACGTGTGGAGCATCTGGTGGACGCCACGGGAGCAGGCGATGCCTTTGTGGCCGGGTTCCTGCACGCCTGGCTGGAGAAACGCTCGCTGGGCGAGTGCGTCCGCATGGCCTCGGACGTGGCTGCAAAGGTCGTTACCCAGGTGGGCTGTAATCTGCCCTAA
- the LOC6495550 gene encoding growth arrest and DNA damage-inducible protein GADD45 alpha produces MVVEETCTMHLDMDMDLDLELEIDLAMECAPIGRTVKSALIRAQSESRVIVGLSAAINVLSKSPEGSLFCLMAVPKDGDSATHMHEVLLEAFCYENDIYVIKVDDATKLSRILGQETVESCCLVQKTWAGNLQDEEEEDKLTKAENQLVDYCEAHWDAPQHPIVQLPAV; encoded by the coding sequence ATGGTAGTCGAGGAGACCTGCACCATGCACTTGGATATGGATATGGATTTGGATCTGGAGCTGGAAATCGATCTGGCCATGGAGTGCGCCCCCATCGGACGCACCGTTAAATCGGCCCTTATCAGGGCCCAAAGCGAGTCCCGGGTGATCGTGGGACTGTCCGCTGCCATCAATGTGCTCTCCAAGTCACCGGAGGGCTCACTCTTCTGCCTGATGGCCGTGCCCAAGGACGGCGACTCCGCCACCCACATGCACGAGGTCCTACTGGAGGCATTCTGCTACGAGAACGACATCTACGTCATCAAGGTGGACGATGCCACCAAGCTGAGCCGGATCCTCGGCCAGGAGACTGTGGAGTCATGCTGCCTGGTGCAAAAGACCTGGGCCGGCAATCTgcaggacgaggaggaggaggacaagCTGACCAAGGCCGAGAATCAACTGGTCGACTACTGCGAGGCCCACTGGGATGCACCCCAGCATCCCATTGTCCAGCTGCCGGCTGTGTAA